Within Triticum dicoccoides isolate Atlit2015 ecotype Zavitan chromosome 1B, WEW_v2.0, whole genome shotgun sequence, the genomic segment gggcagcgctggggaccggcaagtcgcgagttcttacctcgaaggcgtcattctggcaaaccaagataaggataacttcctcgtgccttactttcccgagtaagtcctcccctcaaccggcccgtaacatatgaattcttacatttcgatcgtttttcttttaacattccgtgttttctgcagtgacacacgttgcacgctcatcctcctaagccccaaatattccatggccacgtatttcgacccggaccgtcagtcgaacgtagactacacaaatgtcaagaaggttcttgatgatgttctccccggctacgccaaatctggaggcaccttcaccaggcctattcgtaagtacggcaagcacgtgttctcccacaatacgacgttctgctgcgtcaagcagccgcctggcggtcagaagggtgcctactacgccatccatcacatgcgggcgatcgtacgggaccatcatcaacttctgctaccgagtaaactcaaagattgggcaaagagcgtgtcgacaatccaggacgcggacctccgacaagaattctttcgcatccagtcggagtttgcggaaatcatccatcaagatgtccttcgtacctcggggcagttctacctcagaaatcaaccgtccaacagtgacatcgacacaatgctataaatgcaggctgacaacgaccgttatttcatgactcccacgatagacggcggcttcatccacgctccggtcccttgagtcgagtcgaaagcagtgatgctgtgtctagttctgaaacatcgattggctcatgttgtaattaaactttaatgaacttgtagtatgtctctttggtttctcgagtcgttcaacttagatgtaatcgatgctattaatgtcttgcttttcttttccgatcgttctgttgcatacttatatattgcttatgtattgtctgtgaattggtactaacgtttcgtttggctagtgcatagcgatgtcgacgtatgtcgtgtacaagggtaaggttcccggagtctacgatgactgggaggagtgtcggagacaggttcaccgattcagcggtaacagttacaaagggtacaccactagggccgaggccgaatctagatacgcccgctatctagcgggagaggggagggagcgttggaggaaccggatgaagacgagtttcatcgtgatgatgctcatcgtgatgaccgcagctcttttccatgtgatggtagtttagatgatcgatatcgacttgtaatgtgaagacaaactcgctactcgcggtctcgagacttgtaatataatgttctatctttgttcggtcttttcaattcggagactaatatgatgaattgtattcggagactaatatgatgaattgtattcaaagactaatcttctattgtattcgatgaatctgttgttgatgtgtgctgtctatattttgtcaaattatatattttgtaacctgtgcaaaaaacagaaaataaaaaacaaaaaaaacctaatattcatactaatggcgcatcacatgacagtgcgccattaatatgacagtgcatactaatggcgcatcactgggcagtgcgccattagtatgccgcggttactaatggcgcatccagtggtggtgcgccattagtatgccaaagcacctggatatacatgacccctgggaggcatactaatggcgcaccctggcctatactaatggcgcacccgcggtgcgccattagtataccagatactaatggcgcaccaggtggtgcgccattagtaaaaattactaatggcgtgctgttaatggcgcaccacagatgcgtcattaatggccatactaggtgcgccattagtaggggtttttctagtagtgtacctACGGCGGTGTGTCAAGGCTAGGAACAAGCCCAGCCCATCGACAACCGCGCCATGGAAGCCATTACGATAGTCGAACCTCCGGCGAAGCTTCAATTCGAAGCGGCGGCCGAAATCGAATCGATGGTTGCGGGGGACAGTCGTCTCTACTCTAGTGAGGCAGGCGGCGGGAGACAGGCAGGCGGAGTCATGACAGGGCGGGCGGCGGCGACATTGATTTTGGGCAAAATCGGCCAAAGGCGGAGTTGGGCGGCGGCAGGCTGTCGAGCGGAGAGGAAATGAAGGTAGTTAGGTGGTTGGCGTGCAGCCGCCGTTTTTACATCTCCTAGAGGTGGAGATGGAGATGCATTTTTTGTTTACATATACATCATCtgttggggggaggggggagggggggctcAGAAGATGCAAAAGTAAGTTACTTTTGCATCTACATCATCTATTAGAGTTGCTCTTAGAGGTTGATGAAAATTGTGCGGAAATACTATAAAAATACTTTATGAGCAATAATTACTACATTATATATAAGAGTCGGAAAAAATACACATAAGAGCTGAAAATAAAAACATTGACGCATGGTTGAAAACTAAAAAAAAAACTGTAGCTCCCACGGCAGAGTGTGCATATGTTGTTCCAGAGCCAAATAATATGTGTTTCCCACAGAGAAAATTCCATGATTATCCAAGTGCCATGCAGCAAAATCCTCCTCAATCCGGCCTTAGAGGTTGATGCCGTCAGTAGGAAGAAATGATGTGAAAATACAATAGACAAATTTTATCGGTaataattactactccctccgtcccatatggagtgtcccataatataagagcataacgctcttatattatgggacggagggagtatattatatgTAAGAGTTGGAAATTTCATGATTATCCAAATGTAATGCAATAAAGTCCTCCTCGATCTGGTCTTAGAGGTTGATGCTGTTAGTTGGAAAGGAAATGGTGTGGAAATACAATAGGCAAAGTTTATCAGCaataattactactccctccgttcctaaatgtaagtctttttagagatttcaatgcggactacatacggatgtatatagatgcactttagagtgtagattcactcattttgcttcgtatgtagtatttagtggaatctctagaaagacttatatttaggaacggaagaaGTATATTATATATAAGAGACAGGGAAAAAAGGCACGTAAGAGTTGAAATATATAAAAGAAACATGGACGTAGGGTTCAAAACTACAAAAAAGCCATGTGCTAATGTCTAGCACAaccttcctaaatgtaagtctttttagagatttcaatgcggactacatacggatgtatatNNNNNNNNNNNNNNNNNNNNNNNNNNNNNNNNNNNNNNNNNNNNNNNNNNNNNNNNNNNNNNNNNNNNNNNNNNNNNNNNNNNNNNNNNNNNNNNNNNNNNNNNNNNNNNNNNNNNNNNNNNNNNNNNNNNNNNNNNNNNNNNNNNNNNNNNNNNNNNNNNNNNNNNNNNNNNNNNNNNNNNNNNNNNNNNNNNNNNNNNNNNNNNNNNNNNNNNNNNNNNNNNNNNNNNNNNNNNNNNNNNNNNNNNNNNNNNNNNNNNNNNNNNNNNNNNNNNNNNNNNNNNNNNNNNNNNNNNNNNNNNNNNNNNNNNNNNNNNNNNNNNNNNNNNNNNNNNNNNNNNNNNNNNNNNNNNNNNNNNNNNNNNNNNNNNNNNNNNNNNNNNNNNNNNNNNNNNNNNNNNNNNNNNNNNNNNNNNNNNNNNNNNNNNNNNNNNNNNNNNNNNNNNNNNNNNNNNNNNNNNNNNNNNNNNNNNNNNNNNNNNNNNNNNNNNNNNNNNNNNNNNNNNNNNNNNNNNNNNNNNNNNNNNNNNNNNNNNNNNNNNNNNNNNNNNNNNNNNNNNNNNNNNNNNNNNNNNNNNNNNNNNNNNNNNNNNNNNNNNNNNNNNNNNNNNNNNNNNNNNNNNNNNNNNNNNNNNNNNNNNNNNNNNNNNNNNNNNNNNNNNNNNNNNNNNNNNNNNNNNNNNNNNNNNNNNNNNNNNNNNNNNNNNNNNNNNNNNNNNNNNNNNNNNNNNNNNNNNNNNNNNNNNNNNNNNNNNNNNNNNNNNNNNNNNNNNNNNNNNNNNNNNNNNNNNNNNNNNNNNNNNNNNNNNNNNNNNNNNNNNNNNNNNNNNNNNNNNNNNNNNNNNNNNNNNNNNNNNNNNNNNNNNNNNNNNNNNNNNNNNNNNNNNNNNNNNNNNNNNNNNNNNNNNNNNNNNNNNNNNNNNNNNNNNNNNNNNNNNNNNNNNNNNNNNNNNNNNNNNNNNNNNNNNNNNNNNNNNNNNNNNNNNNNNNNNNNNNNNNNNNNNNNNNNNNNNNNNNNNNNNNNNNNNNNNNNNNNNNNNNNNNNNNNNNNNNNNNNNNNNNNNNNNNNNNNNNNNNNNNNNNNNNNNNNNNNNNNNNNNNNNNNNNNNNNNNNNNNNNNNNNNNNNNNNNNNNNNNNNNNNNNNNNNNNNNNNNNNNNNNNNNNNNNNNNNNNNNNNNNNNNNNNNNNNNNNNNNNNNNNNNNNNNNNNNNNNNNNNNNNNNNNNNNNNNNNNNNNNNNNNNNNNNNNNNNNNNNNNNNNNNNNNNNNNNNNNNNNNNNNNNNNNNNNNNNNNNNCAGGGAAAAAAGGCACGTAAGagttgaaatatataaaaaaaacaTGGACGCAGGGTTCAAAACTACAAAAAGCCATGTGCTAATGTCTAGCACAaccttcctaaatgtaagtctttttagagatttcaatgcggactacatacggatgtatatagatacactttacagtgtagattcactcattttgctccgtatgtagtgtttagtggaatctctagaaagacttatatttaggaacggaagaaGTATATTATATATAAGAGTCAGGGAAAAAAGGCACTATATATAATATACATCCGACGACCTTTTTAAAaagatttttagagattccactaaatacttcttccgttcctaaatataagtcttataTATAATATTTAGCAGATCGAACGCCCGACGACCTTTTTAACAACCGTGTCGTTTCGAAACACATCATTTCTGTCCCCCTCTTAAAAGAAACATATCATTTCCGGTTCCGGTTAAACATATCATTCTCCAAAACTATCTGGCCCAAGAAAAAAAAACAATCACATCTCCGCCGGCTTCCACCTCTGCAAACACTCCCAGCTGCACTCATCTAGGCCATTAGCAGAGAAACCATCTTCTTCTCATTCTTGTTGGAAGAGAGAAGTCCGAATTGGGCCCCTATACTTGAGTTGTCACAACCTCAAACTCGCTAAACCCAAAATCACCCCCACCACCAACCCAGTTAAACGCGGGAGCGGTGAGCAGCAGCGGGCCGACGTCACATCACCAAACGCAGGAGCGGTAGCGGCAGGGTGCGCGAGGATGAGTGGAAGAGGTGAGGAAGTGCCGCCGTGAGCGGCAGGCAGATGTATGAGCACCAACGGCAGCAAGTTGCCTCTTGACTAGGGCATGGGCTGGAGAGAATCATGGCCGGggagagagaagtaaacaaaacagaggagagagagatagagggagaggagaaagaagaaaagagAACCGATATCAAGATCGGTCTAAGCAGGTTAGGGTGGTGATTTAGACGGTTAGCCAAGTTCAAGGTTGTGGTTTGGACCACCTGCACTGTAGGCCATTAGAGGAGAAACTGGTGCAGACTACAAGAATCATATTCTTCTCATCATAGCAGTACTACTCATTTTTATTGAAAAACATCTCTCGGATGATGGACAGAATACCTTTGGCTGGTAAGTACACGAACCCTTCTGGAACATCTCCGGGTCGTTGTTGTAGTTCATCCGAAACCGCTGAAAGACCAAATCGTTCTTGTCCGTCGATAATGTTCCCTTCAGAGAAAACACTACAGTTAGAGAATGTAGATAACAGAAGAAACGAATGGGATATTAGATCATGTAGATGTTGACATAAGACCTTCAGTATCTCATGAGCTTCGTCTTGGCCTTCGCCTTTTCCGGACTTCACAAGTATCCAAAAGCATGTGCTGTACTGGTTTCTGTTGTGGCCTGTGAATTAGCATGTGCAAGGAGTCAGCTCATTTTCTTATGGTATGTTCAAACAACTAGAACAGTCGAGCCCTTGCAACAGGATACCATTAAGAAAAAAGGGCACTGGCATTAATAAGTATTCGTCACGGCATACTACTAAACAAGCAATAAATTTAAAGCATGCGTACTGCTGAAGTTGAACAACTAAATTCAGATATTACATGCCGGTTGACAAGTTCCTAAATAATTTCGATTAGTTGAACATGTGCTCTTTTAGGAGGAATAACTCACATTCTGCTTGACTACATGACAAATAATCACAAAGAATCTTTGGCTTTGGGTAACATAGAACCTCTGCCTCAAACTGTGGTGGCTGCACTAGTTCTTTATTTACTTTCCAGTTCAGCATGTAAAAATAAGTGAAACATGAAGAAAGGTTTAATCTGCATAAGAAATTGCATATCTTATCAAAGGCTAGACCAGTTGAAAACACATACCGTAAAAATTCATAAAACTAAATAAGTACGTCTCATCTCTTTGATATAATTCGGTGTTCTCTTGGAACACAAAGCTGCAACAATAACAAAAAATAAACACATACTGTTTGAACTTAGAAGGGCCCTGTAACAACATATTTTGTTGATAAATGAAGCGACATTTCGATTTGACAATTAGCTTATTAATACTTGCCGAAGTACCAATTTACTCATTTTTCTTTGTTGAGAATACGGAATCAGTCAGTTTGTTGCTTACTTTGCCACTGAATTTACCTTTTCCCAAAGCCATCTGGGATAATGATGTGGAAGCTTTCAGGGAGATTTGATCATATGCCCTTATTTTATTTTTGCAGGGGGGCATATGCCCTATTTTAGTTCGCCATAGATCATACGCCCTTGTTTTCTTTGCCATCTTGGTCATCTGCCATGTCTAATTACTTGAATAATTTCAAAATTCTGAGCCTAGTAATGCCACGATGAAATGAAGGTCGTACCCCTTGGTAAACTTGAAATTTCTCCAAACTCTACATATCTCAACAGAACCAACCAGTCCGACATGTCTGTCCCATTCAACAAAGTGACCACGATCCATTGCGCAGATATTCTACTTCACTAGCTTCAGTagtaacactagaagaagaatgacGAAAATAAAGTACACTAAAACCTGAAGCTTTGCATTTTGGGCGGCCAACTTCTCGATACGTCGATCAAGTGCTGCAGTCTCAGCCCTAATAGCATCAATTTGAGCTCTTGTAGCATCATTTTCAGCCCTCATAGCATCAATACGTCGCTGCATTTCTCGTGACACGCGGCGAGCAGACGCATTGCCCATGATGAGCACATTTATCATCCAAATTTCCTCGACCATGTCCAAGTACTTGTCCAGCCACATGAAGAAACGCCAGTCTTTCACCTGTCCAAACATACTGAAGTCAGTAAGTTGCTTGAACCAGACATCAGTCATATGATATACGACTTGGCTCTGAACATTAAAGAACAGAGAAGCAACCTTCATATCCTTGCCATTCCTTGGGCATTTCACTGAATATTTGCCCGGATTCAGAGATGTCGCTGACTGCTTCACGATTCTCTTCCACATTCTGGACATCCAGTCAGAGGGAGTCCCTTTGTGGGCGCCGGCCGGGAACAGATACGAGTGCAAAGCTAGGGTTAGCGGAGCGAGCCAAGGCTGGAGCGAAATTGAAAGGACAGATGCAATCGGTAGGTAGAATCGGTTACCTAGTCGCCGGAGATGCGGCACACGTGCTTGCCAGATTCGCCGCCGGGCCCGTGGTGCTGGGGCAATAGCGGCGCCTGTAGTGCCGGAGTAGCCGAGCCTCCCGCGGTTGCTTCCTGGTGGCTGGGGTCTCCGCGCCTCCGGAGCTGCTGGAGTCGCCGTgcaacgccgccgcccgccggagtgGCTGCACATCGGTGCTCACGAACAGAGGACGAGACGGGGNNNNNNNNNNNNNNNNNNNNNNNNNNNNNNNNNNNNNNNNNNNNNNNNNNNNNNNNNNNNNNNNNNNNNNNNNNNNNNNNNNNNNNNNNNNNNNNNNNNNNNNNNNNNNNNNNNNNNNNNNNNNNNNNNNNNNNNNNNNNNNNNNNNNNNNNNNNNNNNNNNNNNNNNNNNNNNNNNNNNNNNNNNNNNNNNNNNNNNNNNNNNNNNNNNNNNNNNNNNNNNNNNNNNNNNNNNNNNNNNNNNNNNNNNNNNNNNNNNNNNNNNNNNNNNNNNNNNNNNNNNNNNNNNNNNNNNNNNNNNNNNNNNNNNNNNNNNNNNNNNNNNNNNNNNNNNNNNNNNNNNNNNNNNNNNNNNNNNNNNNNNNNNNNNNNNNNNNTTTTGAGGGAGCTGGTTCGGTCGGTCGGTGGATCGGATTGGGTCGGGCTCCATATGGAAACAAGACCCATATGGATCGGGTTGGGTCGGGCTCCAGAGATCATACGTAGCTAAATGCCCATGATTGTCTAAAAAAAAGCTAAATGCCCATGagataaaatatactccctccgttcctaaatatttgtatttttagagattttaaatgaattaccacgtacggatgtatataaatatattttagagtatacattcactcattttgctttacatgtactccctccgttcccaaatatttgtccttctagagatttcaacaagtgactacatacaaagcaaaatgagtgaatctatactctaaatgtctatatacatccgtatgttgtgcccatttgaaatgcctagaaagacaagtatttcggaacggagggaataatcatttgttgaaatctttagaaagacaaatatttaggaacgaagggagtagtatgaTAATATATTTTTTTttaccctatgagcaccttcgagatggGTCGGCACAACATCTTaagattttattttaattttttcgaAAAAACTTCAGATCTATTCATCAACTATCAAGGTAGTATAAAgcacatcagaaataaaaaatgcaATCATGTCcgcagaccacctagcgacgactacagacACTGAAACGAGTCGAAGTCGCGTCGCCCTCATTGCCCTCCCACACCGGAGTTGGTCAAACCTTGTTTTAGCAAACAGTCGAGAAGTCATCGTGTTAATGCCCTACAGGATTAGCGTACCAGAACAACAACCCGCCACCGATGAGAGAAGCGTAGATCGAAAGGATCTAACCTGTAGACACATGAACGAACAAAAACAAATGCCAACCAAATCCCGTGAGATTTGCCGGAGACAGACCTCCATCTATCCTCCGACAACGCAAAAAGCACCGCCAATACAGGGTCTTGGCAGGGAAAACCTTATTCCATCTTTAAGAAGACCATCCGACCTATTGTCAAAACTAAAGTTGGCAATCTCATGAGCCACCATGTTAGCGTGGCGATTGATCTTGATGATCTTGAAGTTATTCATAAGCTTCATAATGCTTCGTGCTTCCCTCTTAAGATCAACAAAAGGGGACCTATCAAGAAAATCATTTGCAAGAAAGGAGACCACAAAAGAGCTATCAAATTCTACAATAACGAGTTTATTGAGACTGATACCGACATAGAGCCCAGCAAGGCACGCACGAATCTCCACTTCATCAACACATGTGCACGACAATAAAATCCCAAGAAGAAAGGATGACTTGGCCCGTATGATCTCTGGCAACAACCCCCACGCTGGCAGCGTTCATGCTCTCCACAAAGCTGACATCAATCAAACCCATTAACCGTCGCGCAAAGGGCACACCATCACAACGTACACATTGGCAGGAAGCACTATTTCATCGGGCGAACTGTTATGGGAGCCAATCGGAAGAGAGATCTGCACCTGGCCAATCGGCTTCATCGGACCAGTTCCTGGTGTAGTGCGTCGCCAGCTGGAAGGCACCGGTTGGTTGTGCGCATGGGGCGTTGGAGGCGTCGTGCGCACCCGAGTTGAGTGCTTGCAGGTGGGATGTACCTTTGCCTCGTGCTGAGCGATGTCAGCGTGGCGTATTGGCATTGTTTTTTGTCTCCTTTGGGCGTCGTTGTCTTTTTCGCTTTCGCACACACGTCTCCTCCTCTCTTCCTTTCCCACTCGTGCACGCCGCCTCCTCCCATTCCTTCTCCCCTTGTCTTAGCGCTCCTCAATCTCCCACCCGACCGCTCGAGAACGACGGCGATGAGGAGGCCCAACCCTTGGCGCAGAGTCGCGCCCCTGAGCGGCGGTGACGTCGGATCTCTCCGTCTCGCGAGGCCAGCCATCCCGTCCGTGTTGCGACGCTGCCGGTATGGAAGGCCGGGCTCCAGCAGCCAACGCGATGTTGTATGCGGCCGTGGGGGCTCTGGGGACCGCGCGGCAGGGGACTGCGAGGCGTCCGGTCGTGGGTTCTGGTGACGCCAAGCCATAGATCTGAGCCATCGTCTCCACTTCCTCCTTCCCGACTTCAATGTAtgatcaactaggtcatttcttcTCATTAGGCGCAGCACCAGTTTGTCTTGGTTGCTAAAATCAATCAATCGCTCCAAGGTATGGAGGGGACGGGGCCTTCCCAATTCTAGGTATTCAGATCTGCCCTACTCATGGCAGCATATTGTATGGTGTCATAGGTTACCAATTGTTGTTGTGAGATGAGCTAATTTGTAGATTTTTCAAAAGGGATCCTGAATTCTCTGATTACAGGTTCAGACAGACAACAAGATAACACATGGACAACTTGATTCAGTGTTTTGTAAGTTGCTGCATGACGCTAACTTGGGAAATCTCTCTAATTGCCATGAAAGCATCCATTTGCATATTGCAGCTGGGTGATTGTTGAAACAATATCCTTTTTTATGATTTTTATTCTTAGCTGCTTTGGCAGGGATCCTCCATATCAAGGGAAGAGCGGGGTAGTGTGGGCGAGGGAAGTCCTTGTGTACCAGGTGAAGCTCCTCCTTCCTCTCATTCTCCCCCTTTTGATTATGCATGCCGCACTTCCATGTCTCTTCAGCCCTTTTATTTCTCTTAACATTTTCCTAAATGTCATAATTGTCACAATTGTGCAGGTTTCTGAAAGAAACACAAAAGGAAACAAGATGGAGTAAAATTTTGGTGAAGAACATTTTTCCATAGCTTGTGAACATGTTGGTCCTCCaattttgatttttcatgatttgttGCCCATGCATGCTTTTGATATTCAATCACTTTATTTGTTTACATCCTACTAGATTCTAATTTTAGAATTGCTATTCTATCTAGCTCTGAGACCTTGCCTTTATTTTGTATGAAGTTTACTAATACATTAAAttgcatgcatgttagatattCGATGGGTGCTACTGTTTGTGATTACATGCGATTCCACTTGGTTGCACTTTTTATTATGTTTTTGTACGGATCCCTTGAAGGTAGTGCTGTTGCTGAATCTTGATGCTATGGATATTGTCTGCTTTCAACCCCACCATGTACTACTAACCAGATATGGAGCCTATGTAATATTTGTCCTCTATTGTCTTTCAGTAATTCCTTCTTTCTGAAATTTATCTGCAGTCTTTATGACTTGGCAGCAGTATATATTGCCTTTGGGTTATGGGACTTGCTGGCGCAACCTATCATTTGATAAAATATATCAACCTGGGGAAATATACTTGTGCTGGATTGTTTGAGACATCAGATAAGCCCATGTTGTTGTAAATTTTGCTCGTCTGTCTATTGATGAGAGTAAGAAATAGTCACGGGTATCCTCCtctttcatgttatatcacttCTTCTTTACGCTTCCACGGCGTAATTCCTTATTTGTGCGCCAACAGTGGCCATTATTTTGTCTGATCTCCTATGTTGAAGTATGGTGGTTTTACTTTTCTTGTTCCATGCGGTACCATTACTTGAGATGTCCACGGTTAATTATCTTAATAAGAGTCAGCAAACACAAAACACATCCAGTGTGCCCATTAACGCCATCCAAATAATAATATGACTAATCTGCACATGTAGTTTCAAAATGGGAACGAGCCAGTAAAAAAATTAAATAAGCAAAAGTTCAAATCAATTGCATGGAACTACACATAAAACACCAATATGCCTGGTGGGGGCACCGTTCGCAAAGAAAAAAAGGCTAATTCTTTGAGAAGGTTAGTTGAATCattctacactagtagaaaagggggcaatggtccaggctaggtcagcccattagtcccggttcaatccagaaccgggaccaatgggggcattggacccggttcgtgagccccgggggccggccgggccacgtgggccattggtcccagttcgtctggaacttttggtcccggttggtgggacgaaccgggaccaatgggcctcgctcctggcccaccaccattggtcccggttggtggcatgaaccgggaccaaaggctgccctttagtcccggttcaagccaccaaccgggaccaatgggttgcctatatatacccctcgcccgcgagcagagcactcccactgctctgtttttcctggccggcgaggagagagctttgtggtgctctagctcacctcctatgcacacgaggtgttcgatggaatgcccgagacacactacttaagctttctcctctccaagctcgacctccaagctccattttcctcaatatttgtctaggtttagcggtccgtcacgtcccgtccccgtcttcaccgccgtcgatcgcccgtgccgatcttgtcgccggcaccaccgtggtgagcctcttgttcttatcttctttttgaaaggaaaaaagaaattcttacttgtatgtttatacagatacttgtataattttcttacttttattattgcatcttatatagtgcgatggttttggtatccgccaccgtcggccctcgtcctgtctatgatttggatgtggtatatattatcttttcataactattggttcatttattgtttatgacaattatgctgaccaacgtgacatggattttatttatctaggaggttgttgaaccgaaaattccaatcgaccctattgtcgagaggctaaatttagttgaagaagaaaacaatttgttgaaggaaaaaattagaaaacttgaggaggagaagatgatattggagttgcatgttgcggatgtcgtcgatga encodes:
- the LOC119319087 gene encoding uncharacterized protein LOC119319087 isoform X2, producing the protein MCSHSGGRRRCTATPAAPEARRPQPPGSNRGRLGYSGTTGAAIAPAPRARRRIWQARVPHLRRLGTPSDWMSRMWKRIVKQSATSLNPGKYSVKCPRNGKDMKVKDWRFFMWLDKYLDMVEEIWMINVLIMGNASARRVSREMQRRIDAMRAENDATRAQIDAIRAETAALDRRIEKLAAQNAKLQATTETSTAHAFGYL
- the LOC119319087 gene encoding uncharacterized protein LOC119319087 isoform X1; translation: MCSHSGGRRRCTATPAAPEARRPQPPGSNRGRLGYSGTTGAAIAPAPRARRRIWQARVPHLRRLGTPSDWMSRMWKRIVKQSATSLNPGKYSVKCPRNGKDMKVKDWRFFMWLDKYLDMVEEIWMINVLIMGNASARRVSREMQRRIDAMRAENDATRAQIDAIRAETAALDRRIEKLAAQNAKLQVLVYFIFVILLLVLLLKLVK